The following proteins come from a genomic window of Sebaldella sp. S0638:
- the rd gene encoding rubredoxin, protein MKKWVCLVCGYVYDPEIGDPDSGIAPGTAFEDLPEDWVCPLCAVGKDQFEALD, encoded by the coding sequence ATGAAAAAATGGGTTTGTTTAGTATGTGGATATGTTTACGATCCTGAAATAGGAGATCCTGACAGCGGTATAGCTCCAGGGACAGCATTTGAAGATTTACCGGAAGACTGGGTATGTCCTTTATGTGCTGTAGGAAAAGATCAATTTGAAGCTTTAGACTAA
- a CDS encoding ferritin codes for MLNKKLEKALNEQLNMELQSAYIYQSMAAYFEGTNFKGFAKWMDLQTQEEQEHARKIYDYIFSKGGTVTLAAIEAPKSSWKNAEEVFKDSLAHEQAVTKSIDKIYALARKENDYATEIFLQWFVTEQIEEEENVTEIIDKIKLLGVTNSASMYLLDKELGARS; via the coding sequence ATGTTAAATAAAAAATTAGAGAAAGCTCTGAATGAACAGCTAAATATGGAGTTACAGTCAGCTTATATATATCAGTCAATGGCGGCTTATTTTGAAGGCACGAACTTTAAGGGCTTTGCAAAATGGATGGATCTTCAGACACAGGAAGAGCAGGAACATGCCAGAAAAATATATGACTATATATTTTCAAAAGGCGGAACTGTTACACTGGCAGCTATTGAGGCTCCTAAGTCTTCTTGGAAAAATGCAGAGGAAGTATTCAAGGATTCTCTTGCTCATGAGCAGGCAGTAACAAAATCTATAGATAAAATTTATGCACTGGCAAGAAAAGAAAATGACTATGCTACGGAAATATTTCTTCAATGGTTCGTAACAGAACAGATAGAAGAAGAAGAAAACGTAACTGAAATAATTGATAAAATAAAATTATTAGGTGTTACAAACAGTGCGTCAATGTATCTGCTTGACAAAGAATTAGGTGCAAGAAGCTAA
- a CDS encoding Fur family transcriptional regulator has protein sequence MHVENIAEHLKAHGIKPSLQRIKIYEYLLNNYEHPTVDIIYKDLMSQIPTLSKTTVYNTLNLFVDNEVANVIIIEDHEARYDAEVEPHGHFKCKVCGKIEDFDIDLSKLELRNLGNIEITETHFYLRGICEECNKKMK, from the coding sequence ATGCATGTAGAAAATATTGCAGAGCATTTAAAAGCACACGGAATAAAGCCTTCATTACAAAGAATCAAAATATATGAATATCTGTTAAACAACTACGAACATCCAACAGTGGATATAATTTATAAAGATCTGATGAGTCAGATCCCGACACTATCGAAAACAACAGTATACAATACATTAAATTTATTTGTAGACAATGAAGTCGCCAATGTTATAATAATAGAAGACCATGAAGCCAGGTATGATGCCGAGGTGGAACCGCATGGTCACTTTAAGTGTAAAGTATGCGGAAAAATAGAAGATTTTGATATAGATTTATCAAAGTTAGAATTAAGAAATCTTGGAAATATAGAAATAACCGAGACACATTTTTATTTACGTGGAATCTGTGAAGAATGTAATAAAAAAATGAAATAG
- the recJ gene encoding single-stranded-DNA-specific exonuclease RecJ has product MKNTKWNFKKINNAEIAKNNELPLDKDILSILYSRNISNKKDIIEFLNPSLSNIQDHYLLKDLKKAVDIISNAMKNNKNIWIYGDYDVDGITSTSLLYLTFKKLGYDSINYYIPIRDEGYGLNKNAIEQIKNSGGDLIITVDCGITSFEEIDFANSLKLPVIITDHHEINKKLPKASAIVNPKREDNEFSFKFLAGVGTAFLLAAGLFEEAGRKDEVYGFLDLVAVGTVADIVPLVQENRIFVKFGLEQLLHTEITGLKYLCSLIFDPEKKEFTTYDIGFILAPVFNAAGRLKDAKMVVKLLTTENKREIEIISKELISKNNERKVLQEKIIADVEENIQKNSLNENYVIVDYSPEYHHGVIGIVASKIIDTYYKPTVIMEVKEDEEIAVASARSIEGFNLIEALQTMPELFLKFGGHAGAAGFTIPVKNIKSFVKKINDYAKKKLDENDFVKLINIDKEIPIQKVSYEFYQIIDLLKPFGFGNPNPTFAVKNIILENIKHIGQNKNHLMFDIKKNGFTSRNAVWFGAGDNFKDLNQNIFYDLAFKLKVEDYMGKSYTKVYVDDIKNSELNNDRYSYFYSLYNTVFPLKSIFYTNIELNPDIPLTPKMDFEQISLFQGSKFVGRLDYNISNMLTQLIKFYNYTFKIQIEGIQKTDIHYTVDILIKRNYDFLSYAYNEKRLFIDIKNFILGNMEYDSFTKTVLAAFFKSEKNLIIPNDKTYNFKNAFLTFGIYFMKKNNLKSQIVTSSKSLQFSDTFLRNYYDVNKDYQEGYPFTVFFNTVPETEINERNIVISDNYENENYEKIDFEFIIPENVIIKTPKEIMKLENEKNIFFEFIPLKEKLKIKKLLENGEKIYSDKSIYEIL; this is encoded by the coding sequence ATGAAAAATACTAAATGGAATTTTAAAAAAATAAACAATGCTGAAATTGCTAAAAATAACGAGCTGCCTTTGGATAAGGATATTTTAAGTATCCTCTATTCCAGAAATATCTCAAATAAAAAAGATATCATCGAATTTTTGAATCCCAGTCTTTCTAACATTCAGGATCATTATCTGCTGAAAGATCTGAAAAAAGCCGTTGATATTATTTCTAATGCAATGAAAAACAATAAAAACATCTGGATTTACGGAGATTACGATGTAGACGGAATCACATCCACTTCTTTACTTTATCTTACTTTCAAGAAACTGGGATATGACAGCATTAATTACTATATTCCCATACGTGATGAAGGCTACGGTCTGAATAAAAACGCCATTGAACAGATAAAGAATTCCGGCGGAGATCTTATTATCACAGTGGATTGCGGGATTACTTCATTTGAAGAAATAGATTTTGCCAATTCTCTTAAGCTTCCTGTTATTATTACAGATCACCATGAGATAAATAAGAAACTCCCGAAAGCCAGCGCCATAGTTAATCCAAAGAGAGAAGACAATGAATTTTCTTTCAAATTTCTTGCCGGTGTGGGAACTGCATTTCTTCTTGCCGCAGGATTATTTGAAGAAGCAGGGCGTAAAGACGAAGTCTACGGTTTTCTTGATCTTGTTGCTGTAGGAACTGTAGCCGACATTGTTCCGCTGGTTCAGGAAAATCGTATTTTTGTGAAATTTGGTCTTGAGCAGCTTCTTCATACAGAAATCACCGGCTTAAAATATCTGTGTTCCCTTATTTTTGATCCCGAAAAAAAAGAATTTACCACTTATGATATAGGCTTTATTCTTGCCCCTGTTTTTAATGCCGCAGGAAGACTAAAAGATGCAAAAATGGTGGTAAAACTTCTTACCACTGAAAACAAAAGGGAAATCGAGATTATATCAAAGGAACTTATCTCCAAAAATAATGAAAGAAAAGTCTTACAGGAAAAAATCATTGCAGATGTAGAAGAAAATATACAAAAAAATTCGCTTAATGAAAATTATGTAATTGTTGATTATTCCCCCGAATATCATCATGGGGTAATTGGTATTGTAGCTTCGAAAATTATTGATACATACTATAAACCTACTGTTATTATGGAAGTAAAAGAAGATGAAGAGATTGCCGTGGCTTCTGCAAGAAGCATAGAAGGCTTTAACCTTATAGAAGCTCTCCAGACTATGCCTGAACTCTTTTTGAAGTTCGGAGGACATGCCGGTGCCGCAGGATTTACAATCCCTGTGAAAAATATCAAGTCCTTTGTAAAGAAAATAAATGATTATGCAAAGAAAAAACTTGATGAAAATGACTTTGTTAAATTAATAAATATTGATAAAGAGATCCCTATACAGAAAGTTTCCTATGAATTTTACCAGATTATAGACCTGCTGAAACCTTTCGGCTTCGGGAATCCTAATCCTACCTTTGCAGTAAAAAATATTATACTCGAAAATATCAAGCATATCGGCCAGAATAAAAACCACCTTATGTTTGACATAAAAAAGAACGGATTTACTTCAAGAAATGCTGTATGGTTCGGTGCAGGGGATAATTTTAAGGATCTGAACCAGAATATTTTCTATGATCTTGCCTTTAAGCTGAAAGTGGAAGATTATATGGGAAAATCTTATACCAAAGTTTATGTTGACGATATAAAAAATTCCGAATTAAATAATGACCGTTATTCTTATTTTTATTCTTTGTATAATACTGTTTTCCCTCTAAAGTCGATATTTTATACAAATATTGAACTCAATCCGGATATTCCCCTTACTCCAAAAATGGACTTTGAACAGATTTCTCTTTTTCAGGGCAGTAAATTCGTGGGGAGACTTGACTATAATATCTCAAACATGCTGACTCAGCTTATAAAATTTTATAATTATACTTTTAAGATACAGATAGAAGGAATTCAAAAAACAGATATTCATTATACAGTTGATATTTTAATCAAAAGGAATTATGACTTTTTATCATATGCCTATAATGAAAAAAGGCTTTTTATAGACATCAAAAATTTTATTCTGGGTAATATGGAATATGACAGCTTCACTAAAACAGTCCTTGCAGCTTTTTTCAAAAGCGAGAAAAATCTTATTATCCCAAATGATAAAACATACAATTTCAAAAATGCTTTTTTGACTTTCGGTATATATTTTATGAAAAAAAACAATCTGAAATCACAGATTGTTACTTCGAGTAAAAGTCTTCAGTTTTCTGATACTTTTCTCCGGAATTACTATGATGTGAATAAGGATTATCAGGAAGGTTATCCTTTTACGGTATTTTTTAATACTGTACCGGAAACAGAAATCAATGAGAGAAATATTGTTATTTCTGATAACTACGAAAATGAAAATTATGAAAAAATAGATTTTGAATTTATTATACCGGAAAATGTAATTATAAAAACACCGAAAGAAATAATGAAACTGGAAAATGAAAAAAATATATTTTTCGAATTTATTCCGCTGAAAGAAAAACTAAAAATAAAAAAATTACTTGAAAACGGCGAGAAAATATATTCTGATAAAAGTATTTACGAAATTCTGTAA
- a CDS encoding PTS transporter subunit EIIC, which translates to MTNKEIAKEILKNVGGNGNISNATHCATRLRLNLTDEKKMSIDGLEKIDGVIKAQMSNGQLQVVLGGKVTGVYAEFSEMLETGKQGKTDSAQEKKKFGLNRLIETISGIFSPVLPILVGCGMVQSLTAIISTFGLVQPDSGFFLVLKMTGDLIFYFMPFFLAVSAAQKFKTSIYLSVALAGAYMYPTIMNGAAEAASTGVRFLDFLGLPILYVNYKSTVIPIIISVWILSYVHRFIDRHVPEMFKIILTSMLTLLIMVPFELILIGPVGSYLGMYIAQGVKILYTSFGFIGAFLLGAFRPVLVMFGMHYAITPIMVQELSETGKTIIIPALLAGNLAQSGAAFATFILIKDKKEKSGAFSAALSALFGITEPAMYGYNLKYKKPFYAALFAAGTAAAYMSVFHAYSIAAALPGILSLPTYNADSFIYIITGVLIAVIGAFVLTLILGIDNNSKLNLFKRK; encoded by the coding sequence ATGACAAATAAAGAAATAGCAAAAGAAATTTTGAAAAATGTCGGGGGAAACGGAAACATCTCAAATGCAACACATTGTGCCACAAGATTAAGGCTGAATTTAACTGATGAAAAAAAGATGTCAATAGACGGACTTGAGAAAATAGATGGTGTTATAAAAGCACAGATGAGTAACGGACAGCTGCAGGTTGTCCTTGGGGGGAAAGTAACGGGAGTATATGCCGAATTTTCAGAAATGCTGGAAACAGGTAAGCAGGGAAAAACAGATTCTGCTCAGGAAAAAAAGAAATTTGGACTAAACAGGCTGATAGAAACAATTTCGGGTATTTTCAGCCCTGTACTTCCAATATTGGTAGGCTGCGGGATGGTTCAGTCTCTTACAGCGATAATATCTACTTTCGGGCTGGTACAGCCTGATTCAGGTTTTTTTCTTGTGCTGAAAATGACAGGAGACCTTATCTTTTACTTTATGCCTTTTTTTCTGGCTGTTAGTGCCGCTCAGAAATTCAAGACCAGTATTTACCTTTCTGTAGCATTAGCCGGTGCTTATATGTACCCTACGATTATGAACGGAGCAGCAGAAGCAGCGTCAACAGGAGTAAGGTTTCTCGATTTTCTAGGCTTGCCTATACTATATGTTAATTATAAATCTACAGTAATACCTATTATAATATCTGTATGGATTTTAAGTTATGTTCACAGGTTTATAGACAGGCATGTTCCCGAAATGTTTAAAATTATTTTGACGTCCATGCTTACTCTTCTTATAATGGTGCCTTTCGAATTAATTCTCATCGGGCCTGTCGGCTCTTATCTCGGAATGTATATAGCCCAGGGGGTAAAAATATTATACACCTCGTTTGGTTTCATCGGTGCATTTCTTTTGGGCGCATTCCGACCTGTTCTGGTTATGTTTGGCATGCATTATGCCATTACCCCTATCATGGTTCAGGAATTATCTGAAACAGGGAAAACAATTATTATTCCGGCTCTGCTTGCAGGAAATCTGGCACAGTCCGGTGCAGCATTTGCGACATTTATACTTATTAAAGATAAAAAAGAGAAATCAGGAGCATTTTCTGCGGCTCTTTCAGCCCTTTTCGGGATTACTGAACCGGCAATGTACGGGTATAATCTAAAATATAAAAAACCGTTTTATGCTGCACTGTTTGCAGCAGGAACAGCAGCGGCGTATATGAGTGTTTTTCACGCATATAGTATAGCTGCGGCACTTCCGGGAATTTTATCGCTTCCTACTTACAATGCAGACAGTTTTATCTATATTATAACAGGAGTTCTTATTGCAGTCATAGGTGCTTTTGTTTTAACGCTGATTCTGGGGATTGATAACAATTCTAAACTGAATCTATTCAAAAGAAAATAG
- a CDS encoding glycoside hydrolase family 1 protein: MYHKRIKKFPDNFLFGAGTSSFQVEGGIKEGGRGTAVHDLKKPKKGITDFSVASDHYHRFEEDIDLMKELGLDSYRFSISWTRILPDGKNINEEGVEFYNRLIQKLTDSGIKPIVTIYHFEYPKALVDNYKGWLSRESIDDYVNFAGILFENYGDRVKHWLTINEQDHLLKIPERIGFPEEMTGLEYERNAQIANYNMCVAGARVTKLCHEMIPDAKIAPVVNPMPAIPASNLPADLIASMEFNELATYYILDLNCRGEYSPVYRKYLEDRDIFPQINDEDMKLMRDNPPDFIAVNYYMNQTAADSDKEEINLRGREVFVSEEEGIYKIVKNEHIPQTDWGWNICPEGLKIAVMDIYNRYQLPMLITENGLGAYDRLEDGKIHDDYRIDYISRHLSQIKDCIGMGYPVFGYSAWSFIDLVSGREGMDKRYGFVYVNRDNNDLKDMSRIKKDSYYWYKKTIAERGENL; the protein is encoded by the coding sequence ATGTATCATAAAAGAATAAAAAAATTTCCTGATAATTTTCTTTTTGGAGCAGGAACTTCGTCTTTTCAGGTGGAAGGCGGAATTAAAGAGGGCGGACGCGGTACAGCGGTACATGACCTGAAAAAACCCAAGAAAGGGATAACAGATTTTTCGGTTGCAAGTGACCACTATCATAGATTTGAAGAAGATATAGATTTAATGAAAGAGTTGGGGTTAGACTCTTATAGATTTTCAATATCATGGACGAGAATTCTTCCTGATGGAAAGAATATAAATGAAGAGGGTGTGGAATTTTATAACAGACTGATTCAAAAATTAACAGACTCGGGAATAAAACCCATTGTTACAATTTATCATTTTGAATATCCAAAAGCACTTGTAGATAATTATAAAGGCTGGCTGTCCAGAGAAAGTATTGATGATTATGTTAATTTTGCCGGGATATTATTTGAAAATTACGGTGACAGGGTTAAGCACTGGCTGACAATTAACGAGCAGGATCATCTGTTGAAAATACCTGAACGTATTGGATTTCCCGAAGAAATGACAGGACTTGAATATGAGCGGAATGCCCAGATTGCTAACTACAATATGTGTGTGGCAGGTGCCAGAGTAACAAAGCTGTGTCATGAAATGATTCCTGATGCCAAAATTGCACCTGTTGTTAATCCGATGCCGGCAATTCCTGCCAGCAATCTTCCTGCTGATCTTATTGCTTCGATGGAGTTTAATGAACTGGCGACTTACTATATACTTGATTTGAACTGCAGAGGTGAATATTCCCCTGTTTATCGTAAATACCTTGAGGACAGAGACATTTTTCCGCAGATAAATGATGAGGATATGAAATTAATGAGAGACAATCCTCCTGATTTTATTGCTGTTAATTATTATATGAACCAGACAGCAGCAGACAGCGATAAAGAAGAAATTAATCTCAGGGGGCGGGAAGTATTCGTTTCAGAAGAAGAAGGAATATATAAGATCGTTAAAAACGAACATATTCCTCAGACAGACTGGGGCTGGAATATATGTCCCGAAGGATTGAAGATAGCAGTAATGGACATATATAACCGTTATCAGCTTCCAATGCTTATTACCGAAAACGGACTCGGAGCATACGACAGGCTGGAAGACGGGAAGATACACGATGATTACAGAATAGACTATATAAGCAGACATCTGAGTCAGATCAAAGACTGTATTGGTATGGGTTATCCTGTTTTCGGATACTCGGCATGGTCATTTATCGACCTTGTAAGCGGCAGGGAAGGAATGGATAAACGCTATGGTTTTGTCTATGTAAACAGGGATAACAATGATTTGAAAGACATGTCCCGTATAAAAAAAGACAGTTATTACTGGTATAAAAAAACAATTGCAGAAAGAGGAGAAAATTTATAA
- a CDS encoding HTH domain-containing protein, with product MFTDRQRLLLSYVIRKHGETTSVFLSEILNVSTRTIKTEIKNINEILPDGEKIEYVSKKGYIIKNLTEKTRNKISLIIEEERMKSDEFRRINEILTILLFEKNYISMGKIADKLYLSKSSVRKVLEDSWRVGKNIEVSQSKGLRIKASESRKRYLLSKTMETDSSILEILSLKEGYVYLSNSLFPILEEAFINHQYIISGDSMKVFQNYILITIARSYYNFVIEEDQEPVQISSLMQEIKQKIFEKIGFELSDREIIYCQKKLNECNVISAVPKKCNLEEAYADINGRLDTFIKKVREDLSLKLEVNEKFREVFFIHMYKLKLRTNYGHDNMNYFRKEIARKYPMTMHIIYEYFIPLFDYVIPDSEIAYIVLYFTDFESRISSVKAALVSNLPMSMLHKTVHSINKYFQNEICSLKVIPRYLYKAEDKDDDYSLIITTEKEMLLQNKELVLIGTVIENEDIYKMKEQIGEAVRNIEEKRCKKLYSLYINEKMFVKINRKMESTDEFLEFSGLKRNKKNYDFVLDSGVLLFSEFLYNNEESCIKAYIFKYPLRYKGRDIKTIVVSGYNIKNNDIKDFYLIIKKLLNPEELKEILKKISM from the coding sequence GTGTTTACGGACAGACAGCGTTTATTATTGTCTTATGTTATAAGAAAGCACGGGGAAACTACAAGTGTATTCCTGTCAGAGATATTAAATGTATCCACGAGGACAATAAAGACGGAAATAAAAAATATTAATGAGATATTACCAGACGGTGAAAAGATTGAATATGTTTCCAAAAAAGGATATATTATTAAAAACCTCACTGAAAAAACAAGAAATAAAATTAGTTTAATAATAGAAGAAGAAAGAATGAAATCTGATGAATTCAGACGTATTAATGAGATTCTGACTATTTTATTATTTGAGAAAAATTATATAAGTATGGGTAAAATAGCTGATAAGCTTTATCTCTCAAAATCTTCGGTGAGAAAAGTTCTGGAAGACTCATGGAGAGTTGGAAAAAATATAGAGGTGTCACAGTCAAAGGGTCTGAGAATAAAAGCTTCCGAATCAAGGAAACGCTATTTGCTGTCTAAGACAATGGAAACAGACAGCTCGATTCTTGAGATTTTATCACTTAAAGAAGGTTATGTGTATCTCAGCAATAGCCTATTCCCAATACTGGAAGAAGCGTTTATAAATCATCAGTACATAATTTCCGGCGATTCAATGAAAGTATTTCAAAATTACATATTGATCACTATTGCCAGAAGTTATTATAATTTTGTCATAGAAGAAGATCAGGAACCTGTTCAGATTTCATCATTAATGCAGGAAATTAAGCAGAAGATTTTTGAAAAAATAGGATTCGAACTTAGCGACAGAGAAATAATATACTGTCAGAAAAAACTAAATGAATGTAATGTAATCAGTGCTGTACCAAAAAAGTGCAATTTGGAGGAAGCGTACGCAGATATTAACGGCAGACTGGATACTTTTATAAAAAAAGTCAGAGAGGATTTATCTTTAAAGCTGGAAGTCAATGAAAAATTCAGAGAGGTATTTTTCATTCATATGTATAAATTAAAGCTGCGTACTAATTATGGTCATGATAATATGAATTATTTCAGAAAAGAAATAGCCAGAAAATACCCAATGACAATGCATATAATTTATGAATATTTTATACCTTTATTTGATTATGTAATTCCAGATTCGGAAATAGCTTATATAGTCTTATATTTTACAGATTTTGAAAGCAGAATCAGTTCCGTGAAAGCAGCATTAGTCAGTAATCTGCCGATGAGCATGCTCCACAAAACAGTTCACAGTATCAATAAATATTTTCAGAATGAAATTTGTTCTCTCAAAGTAATTCCGCGGTATTTATATAAAGCAGAAGATAAGGATGATGACTATTCTTTGATTATCACCACAGAAAAAGAGATGCTGCTGCAGAATAAGGAATTGGTATTGATCGGAACTGTAATAGAAAACGAGGATATTTATAAAATGAAAGAGCAGATTGGAGAAGCTGTCAGAAATATAGAGGAAAAAAGATGTAAGAAACTTTACTCTTTATATATCAATGAAAAAATGTTTGTAAAAATTAATAGAAAAATGGAATCTACAGATGAATTTTTAGAATTTTCCGGTTTGAAACGTAATAAAAAAAACTATGATTTTGTTCTGGATTCAGGAGTTTTATTGTTTTCGGAGTTTTTATATAATAATGAAGAGAGCTGTATAAAAGCTTATATTTTTAAATATCCGCTCAGATATAAGGGAAGAGATATAAAAACGATAGTTGTCTCAGGTTATAATATAAAAAATAATGATATAAAAGATTTTTACCTGATTATAAAAAAACTGCTCAATCCTGAAGAATTAAAAGAAATATTAAAGAAAATATCTATGTAA
- the surE gene encoding 5'/3'-nucleotidase SurE, which translates to MRPLILITNDDGVNSPGLMAAAEAAAKLGDVLIAAPRFQQSSMGRSLPKNENAGKIEKLKLKINGEEKEAYGVHGSPALAVSHGILELADRKPSLCISGINYGENLGLSISCSGTVGAAYEADSHNIPSIAVSVGVPLNKQHSSDYSKIDWKAAKAAITKLADLILNKGLNDDIRILNVNVPREANEKTEYRVTKQSRHNYSVFLKPEERNLNESYILKSKLDVDIKNIEKNSDIYALYFDKVISVTPLTWDLTAKGELEL; encoded by the coding sequence ATGAGACCTTTGATTTTGATTACTAATGATGATGGTGTGAATTCGCCGGGATTAATGGCAGCTGCAGAAGCGGCGGCAAAGTTAGGGGATGTTTTGATAGCGGCACCGAGATTTCAGCAGTCCAGTATGGGACGTTCACTTCCAAAAAATGAAAATGCAGGGAAAATAGAAAAATTGAAGCTGAAAATAAACGGAGAAGAAAAGGAAGCATATGGGGTGCATGGTTCACCTGCTCTTGCAGTATCCCACGGAATCCTTGAGCTGGCAGACAGAAAGCCGTCCTTATGTATAAGCGGTATAAATTACGGGGAAAATCTGGGGTTATCTATAAGCTGCAGCGGGACAGTGGGGGCGGCTTATGAAGCTGACAGTCATAATATACCTTCTATTGCGGTATCGGTAGGCGTACCTCTGAATAAACAACATTCCTCAGATTACAGTAAAATAGACTGGAAAGCTGCAAAAGCCGCCATAACAAAACTAGCAGACTTAATTTTGAATAAGGGACTAAATGATGATATAAGAATATTAAATGTAAATGTTCCCCGTGAAGCAAATGAAAAAACAGAATATAGAGTAACAAAACAAAGCAGGCATAATTACTCTGTATTTTTAAAGCCCGAAGAGAGAAATCTAAATGAGAGTTATATATTAAAGTCAAAATTAGATGTAGATATTAAAAATATTGAGAAGAACAGTGATATTTATGCACTTTATTTTGATAAAGTTATTTCTGTTACACCATTAACTTGGGATCTTACTGCAAAGGGGGAATTAGAACTTTAG
- a CDS encoding electron transfer flavoprotein subunit alpha/FixB family protein has product MTVIKNREIKKINKEDWKDILVYIETFHGEVHPVSYQMIGKAGELAKQTGYNIHGVAVGKNTDRIKDELKNYPLKKVFLYETDGNFLADSYEKMVSDCILELKPSIVLIGGTPEGRALAPLAAVNFNTGLTADCTELKLLENTDLVQIRPAFGGNIMAEILTENSRPQFATVRYNIVPPADPVYNNDIEFIHKNAGEFTQSRMTVIENIPIEKKEGIQEKEILIVAGKGIKKKEDLHLLEGLAEVLNGGIAATRGIVEKGWLAHDRQIGLSGQAVRSKLIITCGVSGSVQFMAGISGVENIIAINTDPDAGIFDMAHYPVCGDLYEIIPELIKKIKQSGGNINI; this is encoded by the coding sequence ATGACTGTAATTAAAAACAGGGAAATAAAAAAAATAAATAAGGAAGACTGGAAAGATATACTGGTGTATATAGAGACTTTTCACGGAGAAGTTCATCCTGTGAGTTACCAGATGATAGGAAAAGCCGGAGAACTGGCAAAGCAGACCGGATATAATATACACGGCGTTGCCGTCGGGAAAAACACAGACCGGATAAAAGATGAACTGAAAAATTATCCTTTGAAAAAGGTCTTTTTATATGAAACAGACGGAAATTTTCTGGCAGATTCATATGAAAAAATGGTGTCGGACTGTATTCTGGAATTAAAGCCGTCTATAGTATTAATCGGAGGAACACCGGAAGGAAGAGCCCTTGCACCTCTGGCAGCAGTTAATTTTAATACGGGACTTACAGCAGACTGTACAGAGCTAAAACTCCTTGAAAATACAGATTTGGTGCAGATAAGACCGGCTTTCGGCGGAAATATAATGGCAGAAATACTAACAGAGAATTCCAGACCGCAGTTCGCAACAGTAAGGTATAATATAGTCCCCCCGGCAGACCCGGTTTATAATAATGATATTGAATTTATACATAAGAATGCCGGTGAATTCACGCAAAGCAGGATGACAGTGATAGAGAATATACCAATTGAAAAAAAGGAAGGGATTCAGGAAAAGGAAATACTTATAGTGGCAGGAAAAGGAATAAAGAAAAAAGAAGACCTCCATTTACTTGAAGGACTGGCAGAGGTATTAAACGGCGGAATTGCCGCAACAAGGGGAATTGTGGAAAAAGGATGGCTTGCGCATGACAGACAGATAGGACTTTCAGGTCAGGCTGTGAGGTCAAAACTTATTATTACATGCGGAGTTTCCGGATCAGTGCAGTTTATGGCGGGGATTTCAGGTGTAGAAAATATAATTGCGATAAATACAGACCCTGATGCAGGAATTTTTGATATGGCTCATTATCCTGTATGCGGCGATCTTTACGAAATTATTCCGGAATTAATAAAGAAAATTAAGCAGTCCGGCGGAAATATAAATATATAA